AGGCTTTTATCCTGATCACAGTAGTCTGGACTTTAGCATATGTCTTCTATGCGTTTTTTTCAATGTTCCCACAGCTATTTACACCCGATACGAACCTGATTTTAACAATCATAAGCTCAGTTGCCCTTACAGTTATTTTATATAAATTCCCTGAATGGTATGTAATTGACATAATAGGTGTGATACTGGGGGCCGGTTCTGCTTCAATTTTCGGGATATCCCTTAATATCTTGCCAGTTATTCTATTACTTATTCTGCTGCTTGTTTACGATTATATTGCAGTATACCGGACAAAACACATGGTGGCTCTCGCGGAAGGTGTTATGGACTTAAGACTTCCTATTTTACTTGTGATCCCGAAACACTGGAATTATTCGTTCAGGACTGAGAAATTCGATAAAGAAGAGCGTGAAGCCTTCTTCATGGGTCTTGGAGATGCCGTTATGCCAACTTTGCTTGTTGTTTCAGCAAACGTTTTCATAACCGGGGCTACTTACTATTCACTCCCGCTCATTGGTATCGTAAATATCCCGGCAATCGGCGCCATCCTTGGAACGTTCCTGGGATTTTCCGTACTTATGGTGTTAGTTATGAAAGGCAAACCCCAGGCAGGCCTTCCTTTTCTTAACGGCGGGGTCATCCTGGGATATGTTGCAGGGAGCCTGGTTGCCGGCTCAAAAATATTCGGAGGATAATTTCAGGTTAAACTGATTTAAGGTATTTCTATCGTTAATCTTATTACCTGTGCTTATTAATATTATCTTAATGAACGGGACTACTTTACAGGTAAATATAAAAGGGGTATATCTTATTGAGAAAGCGCCAGGCCCGGTGCCGATCGTATTGCTGGAAGATGAGGCAAAACGCATGATGCCGATATATATCGGAATATCTGAAGCGATATCCATAAATTCTGCCCTTAATCATGAAATACCACCCAGGCCGATGACACATGACCTTTTTGTCTCTTTACTGACCCGTCTTGATTCAACGATAGATGACATCCTGATAGACGAGTTAAATGAAGGGGTTTATTATGCGAGAATGACAGTTTCCATGGATGGAAAGAGTTTTGAACTGGACGCAAGGCCAAGCGACTGCATAGCGATAGCTCTTCGATGCGGCGCCCCGATACATATAAGGGATAATGTGCTTTCAGAAGCGGTAATGTCGAAAGAAGAGCTTCA
This Candidatus Methanoperedens sp. DNA region includes the following protein-coding sequences:
- a CDS encoding bifunctional nuclease family protein, whose amino-acid sequence is MNGTTLQVNIKGVYLIEKAPGPVPIVLLEDEAKRMMPIYIGISEAISINSALNHEIPPRPMTHDLFVSLLTRLDSTIDDILIDELNEGVYYARMTVSMDGKSFELDARPSDCIAIALRCGAPIHIRDNVLSEAVMSKEELQDVVPLESYISG